The following are from one region of the Coffea eugenioides isolate CCC68of chromosome 2, Ceug_1.0, whole genome shotgun sequence genome:
- the LOC113760626 gene encoding probable cysteine protease RD19D, translating to MHTATKMMMTSGGLMLTCTLAITLLSCALISSTTFQHETQYPVQDPLMIRQVTDNHHHHRHHPRRSSANHRLLGTTTELHFKSFMEEYEKSYSTHEEYVHRLGIFAKNLIKAAEHQAMDPSAIHGVTQFSDLTEEEFEATYMGLKGGAGVGGTTQLGKDDGDESAAEVMMHVSDLPESFDWREKGAVTEVKTQGRCGSCWAFSTTGAIEGANFIATGKLLSLSEQQLVDCDHMCDLKEKDDCDDGCSGGLMTTAFNYLIEAGGIEEEVTYPYTGKRGECKFNPEKVAVKVRNFTKIPVDESQIAANVVHNGPLAIGLNAVFMQTYIGGVSCPLICDKKRINHGVLLVGYGSRGFSILRLGYKPYWIIKNSRGKRWGEHGYYRLCRGHNMCGMSTMVSAVVTQTS from the exons ATGCATACAGCCACAAAGATGATGATGACAAGCGGAGGTCTGATGCTAACCTGCACTCTGGCTATTACCCTCTTATCCTGCGCACTCATCTCTTCAACCACTTTCCAACATGAAACTCAGTATCCAGTACAAGACCCGTTAATGATACGCCAAGTCACTGACAatcaccaccaccaccgccaccaccCACGTAGGTCTTCTGCAAACCATCGTCTACTGGGCACCACCACAGAGCTTCACTTCAAGTCCTTCATGGAGGAGTACGAGAAAAGTTACTCTACGCACGAGGAGTACGTGCACCGCTTGGGGATTTTTGCCAAGAACCTCATCAAGGCCGCGGAGCACCAGGCCATGGACCCCTCCGCAATCCACGGCGTCACCCAGTTCTCTGATCTTACCGAGGAGGAGTTTGAGGCTACGTACATGGGCCTTAAAGGTGGCGCTGGAGTTGGTGGGACCACCCAGCTGGGGAAAGATGATGGGGATGAGAGTGCAGCAGAGGTGATGATGCATGTATCTGATTTGCCGGAGAGTTTTGATTGGAGAGAAAAAGGTGCTGTGACCGAAGTCAAGACGCAG GGAAGATGTGGATCGTGTTGGGCTTTTAGTACAACTGGAGCTATTGAAGGAGCTAATTTCATTGCAACTGGCAAGCTTCTCAGCCTAAGTGAACAGCAGCTTGTGGATTGTGATCATATG tgtgatttaaaagaaaaagatgactGTGATGATGGATGCTCTGGAGGGCTAATGACAACTGCTTTCAACTACTTGATAGAGGCAGGAGGTATAGAGGAGGAGGTAACCTATCCCTATACTGGGAAACGCGGAGAATGCAAATTCAATCCTGAGAAAGTTGCGGTGAAAGTGCGGAATTTCACAAAAATCCCTGTGGATGAGAGTCAAATTGCTGCCAATGTAGTGCATAATGGCCCGCTTGCAA TTGGATTGAATGCGGTATTCATGCAAACTTACATCGGGGGTGTGTCATGTCCTCTTATTTGTGACAAAAAGAGGATCAACCATGGTGTTCTTCTTGTGGGCTATGGTTCTAGAGGCTTCTCAATCCTTAGGCTTGGCTACAAGCCATACTGGATTATCAAGAACTCAAGGGGGAAGCGTTGGGGCGAACATGGTTACTACCGGCTTTGTCGAGGGCACAACATGTGTGGAATGAGCACAATGGTTTCAGCTGTGGTGACACAGACCTCTTGA
- the LOC113763983 gene encoding uncharacterized protein LOC113763983 isoform X2, with protein sequence MVSQHADDGRHSSANAWHESRKRWTGDLNQRSIRIEKDPIISWSTTYEDLLSTNEPFPERIPLTEMVDFLVDIWHDEGHFD encoded by the exons ATGGTTTCTCAGCATGCAGACGATGGACGTCACAGCT CTGCAAATGCATGGCACGAGAGCAGAAAAAGATGGACAGGAGATCTAAACCAGAGATCAATAAGGATAGAGAAAGACCCCATTATAAG CTGGTCAACGACTTATGAGGATTTGCTCTCAACTAATGAGCCCTTCCCTGAAAGAATTCCTTTAACG GAGATGGTGGACTTTTTAGTTGATATATGGCACGATGAGGGGCATTTTGACTAA
- the LOC113763983 gene encoding uncharacterized protein LOC113763983 isoform X1 has protein sequence MQTMDVTAVSCHFHEKKPFEGLTPTNEAKKPVEDNSNSPVFVNHAANAWHESRKRWTGDLNQRSIRIEKDPIISWSTTYEDLLSTNEPFPERIPLTEMVDFLVDIWHDEGHFD, from the exons ATGCAGACGATGGACGTCACAGCTGTAAGTTGCCATTTCCATGAGAAGAAGCCTTTTGAAGGACTTACACCCACTAATGAAGCCAAAAAGCCTGTAGAGGATAATTCAAACAGCCCTGTATTTGTTAATCATG CTGCAAATGCATGGCACGAGAGCAGAAAAAGATGGACAGGAGATCTAAACCAGAGATCAATAAGGATAGAGAAAGACCCCATTATAAG CTGGTCAACGACTTATGAGGATTTGCTCTCAACTAATGAGCCCTTCCCTGAAAGAATTCCTTTAACG GAGATGGTGGACTTTTTAGTTGATATATGGCACGATGAGGGGCATTTTGACTAA
- the LOC113763982 gene encoding serine carboxypeptidase-like, translated as MKHSIFVSPILVLLFVLLSPLSSHAFLRLPPNAYFPSVHAEKLIRQLNLFPKQLINIADHDPLSSSSFSEAEKIVERPLKLSNLVSDPSVTVQDLAHHAGYFKIEHSHAARMFYFFFQSRNSKKDPVVIWLTGGPGCGSELALFYENGPFSIAKNLSLLWNDYGWDKVSNLLYVDQPIGTGFSYSTDRRDIRHNEDGISNDLYDFLQAFFSKHREFAKNDFYITGESYAGHYIPAFAARVHRGNKAKEGIHINLKGFAIGNGLTEPGIQYGAYTDYALDMGIISDSDHDRINKVLPVCETAIKLCGTDGTISCLASYLVCNAMFSSIMAHAGDINYYDIRKKCEGSLCYDFSNLDNFLNQKTVRNALGVGDLDFVSCSPTVYQAMLVDWMRNLEAGIPALLEDGIKLLVYAGEYDLICNWLGNSRWVHAMEWSGQNEFKSSPEVPFVVDSSEAGLLKNHGPLSFLKVHDAGHMVPMDQPQAALEMLKRWMKGSLTESSAEPGKLVSSM; from the exons ATGAAGCACTCGATTTTCGTATCTCCTATCCTTGTTCTTCTCTTCGTCCTACTTTCTCCTCTTTCTTCCCATGCTTTTCTCCGATTGCCTCCGAATGCGTACTTTCCGTCCGTGCACGCCGAGAAGTTGATCCGGCAGCTGAATTTGTTCCCCAAACAGCTCATCAACATCGCCGATCACGACCCTCTGTCttcttcctccttttctgaagcTGAGAAAATTGTTGAAAGGCCGTTGAAGTTATCCAACTTAGTCTCCGATCCTAGCGTCACCGTTCAAGACCTTGCTCATCATgctggttatttcaaaattgagCACTCCCATGCCGCCAG GATGTTTTACTTTTTCTTCCAATCACGCAACAGCAAGAAAGACCCAGTCGTTATCTGGTTGACTGGCGGACCTGGTTGCGGCAGTGAATTAGCACTCTTTTATGAAAATGGACCTTTCAGTATTGCTAAAAACTTGTCTCTTCTCTGGAATGACTATGGCTGGGACAAG GTCTCGAATTTATTGTACGTGGACCAGCCCATTGGAACTGGCTTCAGCTACAGCACTGATAGGCGTGATATTCGTCATAACGAAGACGGAATTAGCAACGACTTATATGACTTTTTGCAG GCTTTCTTTTCAAAGCATCGTGAGTTCGCAAAGAATGACTTCTACATAACAGGGGAATCATATGCTGGTCATTACATTCCAGCTTTTGCTGCTAGAGTGCACCGTGGAAACAAAGCTAAGGAAGGAATTCACATCAATCTGAAG GGATTTGCTATTGGTAATGGGCTGACTGAACCAGGAATCCAGTATGGAGCATACACTGATTATGCACTGGACATGGGGATTATTTCAGACTCTGATCATGACCGTATCAACAAGGTGCTTCCAGTGTGTGAGACAGCAATAAAGCTTTGTG GCACAGATGGGACAATCTCTTGCTTGGCTTCCTATTTGGTTTGTAACGCCATGTTCAGCTCCATCATGGCACATGCTGGTGATATAAAT TACTATGACATCCGAAAGAAGTGCGAGGGCAGCCTGTGTTATGACTTCTCAAACTTGGATAATTTTCTGAATCAGAAGACTGTAAGAAATGCTCTGGGAGTGGGAGATCTAGATTTTGTCTCTTGTAGTCCAACTGTGTATCAGGCTATGCTTGTTGATTGGATGAGAAACCTTGAAGCTGGTATTCCTGCTCTTCTCGAGGATGGAATAAAATTACTTGTTTATGCTGGAGAATACGATCTTATATGCAACTGGCTTG GCAATTCGAGATGGGTTCATGCCATGGAGTGGAGTGGTCAAAACGAGTTCAAATCATCTCCTGAAGTTCCCTTTGTGGTTGATAGTTCTGAGGCAGGGTTGCTGAAAAATCATGGACCACTTAGTTTCCTCAAG GTGCACGATGCCGGACACATGGTTCCCATGGATCAACCGCAAGCAGCACTAGAGATGCTGAAGAGGTGGATGAAGGGCTCACTTACTGAAAGCTCTGCTGAGCCAGGAAAATTGGTTTCTTCAATGTGA
- the LOC113762377 gene encoding U11/U12 small nuclear ribonucleoprotein 31 kDa protein codes for MSGKRTHIDDDDDDDTFYHRYSSTAPPPNQLSSSSSGTNKRSGSGGLAPSKSTVYVSNLDYSLTNSDLHTIFSNFGKVAKVTVLKDRYSRQSRGVAFILFVSRDDAIKAVKGIDKKVLNGRTLTASIASDNGRAPEFIKKRVYKDKSRCYECGEEGHLSYECPKNLLGPRERPAPSKKGRRDGGGSGGGWGRREVEEEEEEQEMALFETDNWASVVDKGAEDRLLRGEEEVRKKKKKKKEKRKGYFSDESDEDDE; via the coding sequence ATGTCGGGAAAGAGAACCCATATCGACGACGATGACGACGACGACACCTTCTACCACCGCTACTCCTCCACGGCACCACCGCCTAATCAGCTCTCCTCTTCCTCCTCTGGCACCAATAAGCGCAGCGGCAGCGGAGGCCTAGCTCCATCAAAATCAACAGTCTACGTGAGCAACTTAGACTACTCCTTGACAAACTCCGATCTCCACACAATCTTCTCCAACTTCGGAAAAGTAGCCAAAGTCACCGTCCTTAAAGACCGCTACAGCCGCCAAAGCCGAGGCGTTGCATTTATCCTCTTCGTGTCTCGCGACGATGCCATAAAAGCTGTGAAGGGAATTGACAAGAAAGTCCTCAACGGCAGAACCCTAACTGCTTCCATAGCTTCTGATAACGGCCGGGCCCCGGAGTTTATAAAGAAGAGAGTGTACAAGGATAAGAGTAGGTGCTATGAGTGTGGCGAAGAAGGGCATCTGTCGTATGAGTGTCCAAAGAATTTGTTGGGGCCTAGAGAAAGGCCGGCGCCTTCGAAAAAGGGAAGGAGAGACGGTGGGGGTAGTGGAGGAGGCTGGGGAAGAAGAGAAGTggaagaggaagaggaggagCAGGAAATGGCGTTGTTTGAAACGGATAATTGGGCGTCAGTGGTGGATAAGGGGGCAGAGGATAGGTTGTTGAGAGGGGAGGAGGAggtgaggaagaagaagaagaagaagaaggagaagagaaaAGGGTATTTTAGTGATGAGAGTGACGAGGATGATGAATGA